The sequence GTGAgcttgatgtattttttttaaagttgagtcaagattttttttatttttgaattcaTTGTACTAAGATTTCTACAGCTTATTTAGCCTTCTTTGTTTAAGCTCAATTAACAACACATACATTGTGTAATTAGCATATATTTTGATAGTTAATTGAACCCccaaaaatattgttttaatgcagtttatttcatttgtgtTCAATTTGCATAATAAAATCACAACATGAAACTTCCACAATTTTCGTTTCTTTTAATGAAATACAATGATATTAAGCTTTGAATAGTTGTAACTAGTACTGTATAAACAtgagtgcattatgaagggatcttctaatggtcagtatgaacagaaggaatcattacagcaagaaaaacatgtttcaatattcatttgagctcctgactgacttaatgaacccgtcctttaatgtcAGAGGCAAAGATTCAGTGTTGATCACAACAactgtgtattttgtcattttgacacAACGGAGCAATTTAAAGACTAAATAAATCTTTCCAACCTTCAgtacaaatgtcattatttctTTGAGGCAGTGCAACTGAATTACTAATAAATatcctgcttttgtttgtgaAGTTTTGGAAATGTTGTTCCCCTTTCTTTAGAGTAATTATATATATGAGAATTATGGTATGAAATTACAGGGTCTATGTCATGAATTCAGGACCATAAATGACTAATAATCTTTCATAAAATGGTTTATCTCTCCTCTTTGTGTGAGATGAATGTTATTTGTACATGatccctgacaaataaatgtaataaacttGAACTTGTACAATTCCAACTTGTCTGTATAATAACAAAGTTAGTTGTTATAATCTGGATGTGACTTGAATTACCCAGAAAATTACTACATGAATATTAGGCCTTATATGTCCTTCTGATTGTTATTAACATGCACTTTTTGTCTCCTTCAcagcttatttttattctgattcatcaaaaattaaaaaaaacctttatttgtaatattaattcaaacataaatacaaCTTCTGTGTTTTTGCTTGTCGGATCAAATTTGTTGTAAAATCTTTAAGTCTATttcattcctctttttttcttctttctaaacATAAACTGGTCTGCAGATGAAAAACATATCAGCCGTTTAATATGAGTGATTTTACAGCCACCATTAAGATTAATAGAATCTGATCTGTGTTtgataatttattatattttcctTCAGGGCAAAATTCCCCAAATTATTAAATGTGTGCttgcagctggaaaaaaaacacacttagtTTCTATCTTTAAATTCAGTAACTGTTTTGTTCagactatttatttttttacacgctataaaacaaactgtgtgaGAAAAATGATGGTTTTATGACTGTTTTAAGGGCATATGTTGGGATTCAGAAGTGCAAATGAGCTACTTggatcaaaataaataaataaataaatgaaagaaagaaaatatgtgaatattttccctttatttacatattcacaTAAATGAATTTCCTGCatttatatttaatgaaatTGGCTGTCGGGCCTTTTAAATTAATGGCAGccaagtgaaaaacaaacactaattaaaaatcacattttgttttcattgataAAGACTTCATActtaatcaaaaataaatattgtttattcattttcagcACGAAAGTATCATCTTTTACTGCCTTTTGCTTGATGGATGTTCAGTTCAAGCATCTTTTTAGGataatattgtaaataaattgaGTCATGCTATTATTGTATATCTGTAATtatcagaagatcccttcattaTGCACCAACCATGTAAATGATGGGATTTTACGACACATTTGTAAAATTGTGCAGTTATTTTCTGTGCAGAGTGAGTCATCTGTCTTCCAGTCCACTAGCAGCCGCTGTTgctccaaacacacacttaaaaccgtgttaaacacagaggaaacaggaaCACACTGGGCAGTTTTTAACCAGAAGAGAGCAGGAGTGAAGAAAATTCTCCAGGACAGGACAGCACCGGGGATTCCTCACTGCAGAGGCCGGGACCGGAGCTCCGAGCGCCGGGGAGAGACGCACACACACGGCCCGGTGAATCTCTGTCGGGGGTTTGTTTGCTCGGAGCCCGACAGACAGAGACTGACACAGGAGGGAGAAGCTGGGAGACTGATGGAAAGATGGAGACCCCAGGTAAACTTTTCTTGTTGCGTGGCAGaatgagagacacacagacagatagagagacagacagatagatagatagacaggcagagagagagacagacagagagacagacaggtccGGTGTTGCAATGAATGAAGCctttattctttgttttggttcaaATTGACTGACTGTGAGTGTAAACTAACAGCAACACCCACCATTTATGCTGTAATTTATAGTTTAACCTGCTTTAGTTCTTTATTACTGGCAGTTAAAGAGGAAAACTGAAGTTAAAATGACATGTAATCTACCTGAGTACAGTGGTGGTAAATAACTAAGTAACCTATTAAGTATaatgttgaggtacttgtactttacttgagtatttccatgtgatgctactttctatatttcagagggaaatattgtactttctactccactacatttatttgacagctttagttacttttcacatgaagatttgacacaatggataatataacaagcttttaaaatacaacacattgttaaagatgaaaccagtggtttccaacctttttgtcttttgacgtcttacaaaaagcagtgtgtagtcggggtcacatttcacatgtctatgagttgttaacagctccaccaaatagtgatttttccctctaaacttctcacatgctttcatttcaataaatgttcaaatgatccaatatttcagcaaaaatcaaagattagagaaaaagtccaaaaactgaaaacagatttgtgtatcagaactttgttttttcttctttcctctcccattaatcatctcacgacccctcagatttatctgctgaccctttggagggcctcgacccctaggttgggaaccagtggactaaactagctaactgtatataaagtagtgtaaactagctccacctccagcagctacaacagtaacatgctgctctaacactgatgcttcactattaataatctaatgatgtcatatataataatatatcagtcagagggaccaaaccactacttttactgcagtactttaactacatcaagctcataatacttatgtacttttactgcaatactttaactacatcaagctcataatacttatgtacttttactgcaatactttaactacatcaagctcataatacttatgtacttttactgtagtagggtTTTTATGCCATCCACTACCTTTCAGAGGCAaacattactttttatttcactacatttatttaacagctttatcATGTTCGAGTATTATTTGTCTAAAGAGGATCTTTAACACTCatgttctctctgtttttttttgcagtgtgaaTAGCTAACTCTGCTAAGTTAAACAagaagctaagctaagctacgTCCAGGAACCATGGCGGAGAGGCTGTTCAGTTTATCAGCCAACAGGCGCCTCATCGCCGGCCTGCTGGTTAACCTGCTGTCCTCCATCTGCATCGTCTTCATCAACAAGTGGATCTACGTACACTACGGCTTCCCCAACATGACCTTGACCCTCGTTCACTTCGTGGTCACCTGGTTGGGACTCTACGTCTGCCAAAAGATGGAcattttctctccaaaaagcCTCCCGGTTCGCAGGATCGTGTGGTTGGCTCTGAGCTTCTGTGGGTTCGTGGCCTTCACCAACCTTTCGCTGCAGAACAACTCGATAGGAACGTACCAGCTGGCGAAAGCCATGACCACACCCGTCATCATCCTCATCCAGACCACCTACTACAAGAAGACCTTCTCCACCAAGATTAAACTGACTCTGGTGAGGAGAGCTTTAGTCATCTTCTCACTACAGCAAAtcgattaacagaaaattaatcatcaactatttagataattgaataatggtttgtcatttttcaagcaaaaatgtgaaacattagctggtttctcaaatgtgattcagtgattttctttgtcatagaACTGgttttctttgggttttggacttttggttgAACAAATCGAAACACATGAAGACATCAACTATGAACTTTGACTTCATAGtgggcatttttcattattttgtgacattttatagacaaaaaagattaattgagaagataattgttagttgcagctggCTAAAGGCGTGGCCACAACCCCAACCTGACGGGTCCTGAAAAAGTATCACATCTGTGGTGTTTTGTTGCATAAAGGCTGCAGGGTTTGGTTATTTTCAAATGCAATTTAGTAAGaaatttctctccttctctctctaaATGTGCTGCTTGTCTGCATCCATGTGTTGAGTTCAAGTACATGTGCAATGTCCagtgagaggaaggaaagagggcAGAGTTTAGCTAACGTTTTTCATTAGCTTAGCAAGTTACTGGTCAATAATGGAtgaaaaatatgagaaaaagcTAAAATACATCTTTCAGTCATCAGGTTCAGCCAAGTCTGGTCTTATAgggctttttttgttttattcaagtCTGGCGACACTGATTCCTCtcaactattaaaaaaaaaaacttttctgaaACAAGCTCTGGAATGAAAGATTCCTCTGCTCTCAAAGAGGGTTTACGTGCACGGGGAGTAATCTGATTACATTTTAGGGTTGAAGGCTTCTGCGGGAGGTTTCTGAGCTCTgctatgaatgaatgaatgcacaAAGTTGGAAAAATATTCATCACtaagcagaaaaaacatcaatGAAGCCTTTTCTGTGCCGGCCAATGGAAAAGTGGGCAGGGCGAGTCGAGCGTTCTTGTTAATGACGACAAGATTTATTAcctgaatgtagctgctgtAACCTTATTATTAATAACTCTAGACCTGcaatgattaatagattagtggtttaacagaaaattaatctgtaaCTAACTTGATAATTGAGTTATggttgtattcttttttttttaagcataaacaccaaatattcagtgtttgcagcttctcaaatgtgaaaagtttaagattttttgtgtcatacagactgaaaaaactaaatattttgggttttggacatttgaagacgtcgcCTTGTAATAATCAAGATTAATTGgtaataaaaatgttcttgAGAAGAATTGAAATGTTCCTTGTTGGGAGGTTTCTGGGCTGTTGGAGAAGTTTTCACAGTTCATTGAGGTGTCCATTAGTTTTCAGGAAAGATGTTGTCTAGTTTCTCTGtaatttatctctctctctctctctctctccaggtgCCCATAACATTAGGAGTGATATTGAACTCGTACTATGACGTGCGGTTCAACGTTCTGGGGACGGTGTTCGCGTCGCTCGGTGTCCTGGTGACATCTCTGTACCAAGTGGTGAGTAAATCTACACGCTGAAATAAAACTTCTCAGAGAAAGACAACGTGGTTTCTGTGAAATTGAcaggaataaaataaatctatcTCTCTTCCTCAGTGGGTGGGAGCTAAACAACATGAGCTCCAGGTGAACTCCATGCAGCTTCTGTACTATCAGGTATGACTTAATCAATAAAGACTGTTGATAGTGTGACTGTAACAGTAAATGCAGGGAAATGCTAGCATGATATTGCTAGAGAGCCACGCCTTTACTGTTGTGGGTTAAAAGTTTTGAGAGCAGAGACACATCATTGGCTCATCATCCATCTGCAgttctgatgtttttaaaatgcagcGTTGACATATCAAGGAGAAGGAGCATGTTTACCCCTTAAACTTTACTCAAAAAACCAGCCAGTGTCTTCTGGGTCATTTCAAGTCttgattggtttgtttgtagaCGTGGGTCATAGCAGCAGTCGCACtgtgagaatttggtcttaaatttctGATACAGTCAGAGTTCGGCCTCAAGCTGTCTTTGATCACCAAAGCTCCAAATCGTCCATCGGTGGACGAGTCTTTTGATTGACAAGTAAAGATTTGACCTTTCATGATTGTCAACTTTCGTCTCAGACAGCCCAAAGTCGAACAGTGTAAAGGAGCAACCGTTGCACACTgtgttgttaaattaaaaaggtCCTGAAGAGCTTGCTAACTGTCAGTTAGCAAACATGGTAGCTTGTTAGCTGCTGTCTCTGTGATGTTAACACAGCGATTGTCCTGTCAGGCTCCTCTGTCATCAGGCTTCCTGCTCTGCATTGTTCCTCTGTTTGAGCCGCTGACCGGAGACGGAGGAATATTTGGATCCTGGTCTCTGCCTGCTCTGGTCAGAttcaacatcacacacacacacacacacacacacacacacacacacacacacacacacacacactgttgctGCCAGCTCCACAGTGTGCGGTTGAGCAGAAGGATTTTGTGAAAATATCTGTGTAATTGCAAATTTGATGACTAATATTGAGATTGTGAATTATTCTTACCATTATTGTGTATATCCATTAAACTCTAAGCTTTTATTGGCCTGAGTCTGTCATGTTGCCATGATAACGGTGTTGTGCTCTCGTCTCCTAGGTGACGGTTCTGTTCTCAGGCGTGGTGGCGTTCCTGGTCAACCTGTCCATCTACTGGATCATCGGAAACACCTCGGCTGTCACGTATCCTCAAACATACAGGCGCCCCAAAGAGACCCCCGGGGGTCTAAAGGGTGTTTCAGGGGTGAATAGAAGGGTTCAGGGGGTTGAGGAGGGGGTTTCCAGGTCTGTAAGGTTCCAGGTCATCAAGGACGTCAGGGCTTCTTTAGAAGGTTCACGTTTTTGGGGCTGGTTAAATTTAAGGGGTTTCAGCCGTCTTCTTGAGAAGGTTTTAGGGCTTTATGAAGAGcttttttggtcttttaaaatagatttttagaACTTCTTGATGAGGTCTCTGGTCTTCTTAAGAGGTTTTCAGGGGATTTAAGGCGTTTGATGGTTTCTTTTGGGGTGTTCTAGTCTTTGGTTGTCTTGGAGGTTTGAGGGCTTTCTGAGGTGCTTTCTAGACTTGTCGGAAGTGTTTCCGGATTTCTCGAGAGGTCTTTGGCGCACTTGGAAGAGGTTTTCAGGGGATTTAAGGAGTTTAAAGGGTTCTTGTTCTTGCAAGGTCTcttgagggtttttttgttttcttgggGAGGTTGGAGGGCTCTCTGAAGACCTTTTCAGTCTTGTTGAAGTGGTTTCAGAACTTCTTAAGAAGGTTTCTTTGGTTCTTGTGGGAGTCTTTTATTTTCTTGGATGATTGAGGTGCTTCTTAGTCTTTCAGAATGTCTTTTGTGGTTCTTCATGGGATTTGCTCTTGTTGGGGAGGTCTGGGGTCTTTGTAATCTTGTTGATGGGGTTTAAGAACTGCTTTTAGAAGGTCTTTGGTCTCCATGAAGAGGTTTCTGGTGGATGTAATTGAATTAAGGGTTCCTGGAGGTCCTGAGGAAATTATTTTAGGTATtagattcatttattttggataaaaatccaaactgatTTCACTCTGACGATCTTCTCTTCAGGTGGGTTTcgtatttgttgttgttctcttGACTCTCGTCCGCAGCTACAACATGTTTGGTCACTTTAAATTCTGCATCACTCTGATTGGAGGATACCTGATCTTCCAGGACCCATTGTCACTCAACCAGGTGAGTCTTCTTGTGCTGCTCTGATGATTCAAACCAGCAACCCTCCGGTTACAATCCCTCATGTTTCTACCCATCTTCTTCCTGTCTCACTCTCAGGCTTTGGGGATCCTTTGTACTCTGGCAGGTATTCTGTCTTACACTCACATCAAACTGGCTGAacaggaggaggggaagagcCGCCTGGCCCAGAGACCGTAGGCTGACtcacctgtcaatcaactgCATGGACTGCCTACAGCGTGACCGGCTGCAGAGATCtctttatatatacattttattttattataagtATTTTTTTAGCAGAGTAAAAGACTTTCATCGTGATTTCCTGAAAGGATTTAAGTGGGTACGACACAACAAGACATCCTCTGCTCGTCATGCTCTTCCCTCGCTCCTTTGCTCATCAACACTGATGATTTACGTTTTTAAGGGAAACTGAAGTTCGTTAAATCCGGCAGCTCGACTTTAAGCTCAGCCACTGAAGGGAAAACGAGAAGCTGTGTTAACTTCATGAAACTAAAAACCAGAAGCATCAGACgagacatcttttttttgtttacacgATTTTAAAGCAGATAAAACATGcgcaactttttttttgttcaaacagCTTTTAGACAAGACGGATGAAGGAGGTCACATTCAGCATCGTTTCTTCCCATAAttccctgctgctgtttgtgtcttGCTGTCGACGGGGACTGGATGACAGTTGAGTAATCGATCAAAAGGAGACTGCAGGTTAAAGGAGCGGCGTTAAAGGACTATGATGGAGCGTCTCAACGGCTACAGTCATGTTTTATTGAGATAGGCAACAAAACCTCATTTGCTGTTGGAGGCAGACAATGAAAACACTATATTAATAGAAATGACATTAGTAAAATAACGATAGTAATATTTCCTGCTAGTTCTGTCCGTCCAGCAGAAAAGAATGGCAGCTCAAACCCACTCCCAAAACCAAATGTTTCTACATCatctttcatgtgtttctgctctTTGACGCTCAGACAAGCTGCACTGTTTGTTGGAAAATGTCCAGATTTATGACAGTAGACATGAAGGTAGAATCTATCGAGGCTGATTTGTTGAAGAAACTTTTAGCTTAAATCAAATCAGATCAGATCTATAAAGGCTTTGTCAATGTGTTTGCTTTAAAGTGACAGTGAAATTAGACGGCAGTggaattaatgttaattacCAAATAATTAAGGTAACTTAACCTTTAATAACCTCTTGGCTGCATCAttcaaaacatccaaacatagaaaataatgcaatacaaacaactttattaatcccactAGGGGCAATTTGTTTGGAGCACACAACACAATAacgcacaaacaaacaaattagtaatataataaataacacacaagaggaattaaaaaaaaaaaacaccaaggAGCCttatgtggaataaaaaaatccataaataagcttgataaataagtaaaacagatgaaaaatggaaagaatAGGCTGtctattgtattattatttggcaaaaaaaaaccccagatgGCCTGTGTTTAAATCGTCATTTACACACAAATCCAAATCTCTCCTCAAACGTACATCAACGCTGACGTGGAACAACAGTTAAACTACGTGTCGTCAAGCTGTCTCCATATATTATACCAACAAACAGCTGCCAACCGATCAACCAGTATTATCCACCACTGCTGTGTATTCATACACACTGTTGAGCCTAATTATTAATAACTTtgcctttcattttttttacactcctGCTCTGTGTTTGATTCATTCAGTGTGAATGA is a genomic window of Thunnus albacares chromosome 23, fThuAlb1.1, whole genome shotgun sequence containing:
- the slc35e3 gene encoding solute carrier family 35 member E3, whose amino-acid sequence is MAERLFSLSANRRLIAGLLVNLLSSICIVFINKWIYVHYGFPNMTLTLVHFVVTWLGLYVCQKMDIFSPKSLPVRRIVWLALSFCGFVAFTNLSLQNNSIGTYQLAKAMTTPVIILIQTTYYKKTFSTKIKLTLVPITLGVILNSYYDVRFNVLGTVFASLGVLVTSLYQVWVGAKQHELQVNSMQLLYYQAPLSSGFLLCIVPLFEPLTGDGGIFGSWSLPALVTVLFSGVVAFLVNLSIYWIIGNTSAVTYNMFGHFKFCITLIGGYLIFQDPLSLNQALGILCTLAGILSYTHIKLAEQEEGKSRLAQRP